In Pseudomonadota bacterium, one genomic interval encodes:
- a CDS encoding TIGR00730 family Rossman fold protein, whose translation MKDHDSSGRRMHHGMLPMDDTQLTRESWKIFQIMAEFVEGFERLAHIRPSVSLFGSARTAPDHPWYRQAEGIARALSDAGFAVVSGGGPGIMEAANKGAFHGRSPSIGLNIQLPHEQAGNPYQNIALNFRHFFSRKVMFVKYASAYVVCPGGFGTLDELAEILTLVQTGKSRRIPIILVDSGYWQGLIDWFRATLVRSGTIAADDLKLFQVIDEPEDVVNAIFDYYEHKGFEPSEQEREKLLDL comes from the coding sequence AGACCACGACAGCTCAGGCCGGCGCATGCATCATGGGATGCTGCCGATGGATGACACGCAGCTCACCCGCGAGTCCTGGAAGATCTTCCAGATCATGGCCGAGTTCGTCGAGGGCTTCGAACGCCTCGCCCACATCCGCCCCTCGGTGAGCCTGTTCGGATCGGCACGCACCGCGCCCGACCATCCCTGGTACCGGCAGGCCGAGGGAATCGCCCGCGCCCTGTCAGATGCGGGCTTCGCCGTCGTCAGCGGCGGCGGCCCGGGGATCATGGAGGCCGCCAACAAGGGGGCATTCCATGGCCGGTCCCCGAGCATCGGGCTGAACATCCAGCTGCCGCACGAGCAGGCGGGCAACCCCTACCAGAACATCGCGCTCAACTTCCGGCACTTTTTCTCGCGCAAGGTCATGTTCGTCAAATACGCCTCGGCCTACGTGGTCTGCCCGGGCGGTTTCGGCACGCTGGACGAGCTGGCCGAGATCCTCACCCTGGTGCAGACCGGCAAGAGTCGGCGCATCCCCATCATCCTGGTCGACAGCGGCTACTGGCAGGGTCTGATCGACTGGTTCCGCGCCACCCTGGTCAGGTCCGGCACCATCGCGGCCGATGACCTGAAACTGTTCCAGGTGATCGATGAACCGGAGGACGTCGTCAATGCAATTTTCGATTATTATGAGCATAAGGGCTTCGAACCGTCCGAACAGGAACGGGAAAAGCTGCTGGATCTCTAG
- a CDS encoding DUF2782 domain-containing protein, whose amino-acid sequence MMHKLTTALLFAFALPALAGEMPPPPAPAAEAAPPPATGLEEEIQPEVRIIKRDDAVVREYRVNGALYMIKVEPRVGAPYYLIDTTGDGNLNARRSELDPAFVVPSWMIFRW is encoded by the coding sequence ATGATGCACAAACTGACCACCGCCCTATTGTTTGCATTTGCCCTGCCGGCGCTCGCCGGGGAAATGCCGCCGCCACCGGCACCCGCCGCCGAGGCCGCCCCGCCTCCGGCAACCGGACTCGAGGAGGAAATCCAGCCCGAGGTCCGGATCATCAAGCGCGACGATGCCGTGGTACGCGAGTACCGAGTCAATGGCGCGCTCTACATGATCAAGGTCGAGCCCCGCGTCGGCGCACCCTACTATCTGATCGACACGACCGGCGACGGCAACCTCAACGCCCGCCGCAGCGAACTCGACCCGGCCTTCGTCGTGCCGAGCTGGATGATCTTCCGGTGGTAA
- a CDS encoding TRAP transporter small permease subunit, which produces MSAQLQRLARLLDGFAEQTGRLLSWLTLAMVVITCVVVLLRYAFGIGSIALQESVTYLHALVFMLCAAYTLRHDAHVRVDIFYQRWSPRARAWVDLLGTLLLLAPVCVFILVSSLDYVAVSWSIREGSREAGGLDGVYLLKTAIPVMAALLLLQGCAQVIHSLLRITGHREPPTPDSGMDREL; this is translated from the coding sequence ATGTCCGCGCAACTGCAACGACTCGCACGCCTGCTGGACGGCTTTGCCGAGCAGACCGGCCGCCTGCTGTCCTGGCTGACACTGGCTATGGTAGTCATCACCTGCGTGGTGGTGCTGCTGCGCTACGCCTTCGGTATCGGCTCGATCGCACTGCAGGAATCGGTCACCTACCTGCATGCGCTCGTGTTCATGCTGTGCGCCGCCTACACACTCCGGCACGATGCCCACGTGCGGGTCGACATCTTCTACCAGCGCTGGTCGCCGCGTGCGCGGGCCTGGGTCGACTTGCTCGGCACGCTGCTGCTGCTGGCCCCGGTTTGCGTGTTCATCCTCGTGTCCAGCCTTGATTACGTCGCCGTGTCCTGGTCCATCCGCGAAGGCTCGCGCGAGGCCGGGGGCCTCGACGGCGTCTATCTGCTGAAGACGGCGATTCCGGTGATGGCAGCACTCCTGCTGCTGCAGGGCTGCGCCCAGGTCATACACAGCCTGCTGCGGATAACCGGCCACCGCGAACCGCCCACGCCGGATTCCGGTATGGACCGTGAGCTGTAA
- a CDS encoding TRAP transporter large permease subunit — MTELLPLLLFAAACLVLMAGYPVAFSLAGTGLLFAFAGELGGSFDAAFLHALPNRLYGIMTNVTLIAVPLFVFMGIMLERSRVAENLLDTMAALFGRLRGGLGFSVTLVGMLLAASTGIVGATVVTMGLLSLPTMLRRGYDPRLASGVICASGTLGQIIPPSIVLVLLGDVLSSAYQQAQIDMGSYAPDTVSVGDLFTGALLPGLLLVLLYLLYIGYIAWTRPQAMPALPADDAVFASGLGARVLKGLLPPVLLIIAVLGSILGGFATPTEAAAVGASGAIVLALAQRRCTLQVLREAMLGTTRVTCMVFLILIGASVFSLVFRGFGGDVVVAELLGNLPGGAFGAMLAVMLLMFLLGFVLDFIEITFVVVPIVGPVLLAMGLDPVWLGIMIALNLQTSFLTPPFGFALFYLRGVAPAEVSTAQIYRGVVPFIALQLILILVLALWPALATWLPGVVYAD, encoded by the coding sequence ATGACGGAACTCCTGCCCCTGCTGCTGTTCGCGGCCGCCTGCCTGGTGCTGATGGCCGGCTACCCGGTCGCGTTCTCGCTCGCCGGCACCGGGCTGCTGTTCGCCTTCGCCGGCGAACTCGGTGGCAGCTTCGATGCCGCATTCCTGCACGCATTGCCCAACCGGCTCTACGGCATCATGACCAATGTCACGTTGATCGCGGTGCCGCTGTTCGTCTTCATGGGCATCATGCTGGAGCGCTCGCGGGTGGCGGAGAACCTACTCGATACCATGGCCGCCCTGTTCGGCCGGCTGCGCGGAGGCCTGGGCTTTTCGGTCACGCTGGTCGGCATGCTGCTGGCCGCCAGCACGGGCATCGTCGGCGCGACCGTGGTCACCATGGGCCTGCTCTCGCTGCCCACCATGCTGCGGCGCGGCTACGACCCGCGCCTTGCCAGCGGCGTGATCTGCGCCTCCGGCACACTCGGCCAGATCATTCCACCCTCCATCGTGCTGGTACTGCTCGGCGACGTGCTCTCCTCCGCCTACCAGCAGGCGCAGATCGACATGGGCAGCTATGCACCGGATACCGTGTCGGTCGGCGACCTGTTCACGGGCGCACTGCTGCCCGGTCTGCTGCTGGTGCTCCTCTACCTGCTGTATATCGGCTATATCGCCTGGACGCGCCCGCAGGCCATGCCCGCGCTGCCGGCGGATGATGCCGTGTTTGCCAGCGGTCTGGGTGCGCGCGTGCTCAAGGGCCTGCTGCCGCCGGTGCTGCTCATCATCGCCGTGCTGGGTTCCATCCTCGGTGGCTTCGCCACACCGACCGAGGCGGCGGCGGTCGGCGCCAGCGGCGCCATCGTGCTGGCACTCGCGCAGCGCCGCTGCACCCTGCAGGTATTGCGCGAGGCCATGCTCGGTACGACCCGCGTCACCTGCATGGTGTTCCTGATCCTCATCGGCGCCTCGGTTTTCTCGCTGGTCTTTCGCGGCTTTGGTGGCGATGTAGTGGTGGCCGAACTCCTCGGCAACCTGCCCGGCGGGGCCTTCGGTGCCATGCTCGCGGTCATGCTGCTGATGTTCCTGCTCGGCTTCGTGCTCGACTTCATCGAAATCACCTTCGTGGTCGTCCCGATCGTCGGCCCGGTGCTGCTTGCCATGGGACTCGATCCCGTCTGGCTCGGCATCATGATCGCCCTCAACCTGCAAACCTCGTTCCTCACACCACCGTTCGGCTTTGCCCTGTTCTACCTGCGCGGCGTGGCACCGGCCGAGGTCAGCACGGCGCAGATCTACCGGGGCGTGGTGCCGTTCATCGCGCTGCAGCTCATACTGATCCTGGTGCTGGCGCTGTGGCCGGCACTCGCCACCTGGCTACCCGGTGTGGTGTACGCCGACTGA
- a CDS encoding acyloxyacyl hydrolase, which translates to MSSLRNLLIISLLLSLPLSASASDNAWISSAAFAFGESDETVAHDIQRISFQKKWRHSWFDGGAWFLGGYWDTGLSRIKADTGHTGSVYALSLTPVFRYQRDATLSSGVTPFAEAGFGVHLLNGTHIGNDSLSTAVQFGPLLGVGIGFGERGQYELTYQYTSLGNGDIKKPNDGLDAHMLKLGYNFN; encoded by the coding sequence ATGTCATCACTACGTAACCTGCTGATCATTTCCCTGCTGCTGTCGCTCCCGCTGTCGGCAAGCGCCAGCGACAACGCCTGGATCAGCAGTGCCGCTTTTGCATTCGGTGAAAGCGACGAAACCGTTGCACACGATATCCAGCGCATCAGCTTCCAGAAAAAATGGCGTCACAGCTGGTTCGATGGCGGCGCGTGGTTTCTCGGCGGCTACTGGGATACCGGCCTCAGCCGCATCAAGGCCGACACGGGACATACCGGCTCGGTCTACGCGCTCAGCCTGACACCGGTGTTCCGCTACCAGCGCGACGCCACGCTCTCGAGCGGGGTCACGCCCTTTGCCGAGGCCGGCTTCGGAGTGCACCTGCTGAACGGCACCCATATCGGCAACGACAGCCTGTCCACGGCGGTCCAGTTCGGCCCGCTGCTCGGCGTCGGCATCGGGTTCGGCGAACGTGGCCAGTACGAGCTGACCTACCAGTACACCAGCCTCGGCAATGGCGACATCAAGAAACCGAACGACGGCCTCGACGCGCACATGCTCAAACTGGGCTACAACTTCAACTAG
- a CDS encoding TRAP transporter substrate-binding protein, producing MKRRDFLGAAGAGLLLTGCDQDQQTGAPATPAAKQQTVHWKMVTTWPKNFPGLGTGANNVARLISTMSGGRLQVTVYGDNELVPSFEVFDAVAGGTAELGHGAAYYWKGKSEAAQFFAAVPFGMNAQEMNAWLLHGGGMALWQEVYAPFGVLPVAAGNSGIQMGGWFNREINSLADLDGLKMRIPGLGGEVLKRAGGTPVSMPGSDIFTSLQSGAIDATEWVGPYNDLAFGLHKAAKFYYYPGWHEPGTTLECLVNKAAFDSLPPDLQSIVENACLVVNADMLAEYTARNNAALQTLIHEHHVDVRAFPASVLARLRELSEQVVGEIAGKDALSAKVYESYRAFQRQVTSWTDISERAYLNIREG from the coding sequence ATGAAACGACGTGATTTTCTGGGCGCCGCGGGTGCCGGGCTGCTGCTGACCGGTTGCGATCAGGACCAGCAGACCGGCGCGCCGGCGACACCGGCTGCGAAGCAGCAGACCGTGCACTGGAAGATGGTGACGACCTGGCCGAAGAACTTTCCCGGCCTGGGTACCGGCGCCAACAACGTCGCGCGCCTGATCAGCACGATGAGCGGTGGGCGCCTGCAGGTTACCGTTTACGGCGACAACGAACTGGTACCCTCGTTCGAGGTGTTCGACGCCGTTGCCGGCGGTACCGCCGAGCTGGGGCACGGTGCGGCCTACTACTGGAAAGGCAAGAGCGAGGCAGCGCAGTTCTTCGCGGCCGTGCCGTTCGGCATGAACGCACAGGAGATGAATGCCTGGTTGCTGCACGGTGGTGGCATGGCGCTCTGGCAGGAAGTCTATGCGCCGTTCGGCGTGCTGCCGGTGGCGGCCGGCAACTCCGGTATCCAGATGGGTGGCTGGTTCAATCGCGAGATCAATTCACTCGCCGACCTGGACGGTTTGAAGATGCGTATTCCGGGGCTCGGTGGCGAGGTCCTCAAGCGTGCCGGCGGCACGCCCGTGTCCATGCCGGGCAGCGATATCTTCACCTCCCTGCAGTCCGGCGCGATCGACGCCACCGAGTGGGTCGGCCCGTACAACGATCTCGCCTTCGGACTGCACAAGGCCGCGAAATTCTATTATTACCCCGGCTGGCACGAGCCGGGCACCACGCTGGAATGCCTGGTCAACAAGGCCGCCTTCGACAGCCTGCCGCCCGATCTGCAAAGCATCGTGGAGAATGCCTGCCTCGTGGTGAACGCTGATATGCTGGCCGAATATACGGCGCGCAACAACGCCGCCCTGCAGACCCTGATCCACGAACACCACGTCGATGTCAGGGCGTTTCCGGCCAGCGTGCTGGCGCGACTGCGGGAATTGTCGGAGCAGGTGGTCGGCGAGATCGCCGGCAAGGACGCGCTCTCGGCTAAGGTCTACGAATCCTATCGCGCCTTCCAGCGCCAGGTAACCAGCTGGACCGACATCTCGGAGCGTGCCTACCTGAATATACGCGAGGGATAG
- a CDS encoding EAL domain-containing protein: MLTDLNRIRARFIGLILFGLLIAPAAGITSALLFDLVTPAALQNRRTAFVMVAFVLLMASWAGIHFSRYFRKLPVDLRPGKGAGRLAPAAQRRLARFGRDYWGLCLIYALTIPPLLFIAVQKPLLAELGQFLQLLLLQLAVVALVGLPTFQLAQGQIDRLAGHFNLQQTRNSLKSKLVLMGGLVPLLCYTLLMNYQWQQTGNLTPGHMAIWLTLVCITGLVTLFAIRSVSRSLQPIQALIARSGASRHAELGRLRPHSTDEIGFVTQVVGKLFRQLGEQESHMRTVVETAAEGIIVVDGKGRVRTFNPAAERLFGYSVTEIRHRLLYPLLPDLFNTAHEIRLVAGEREMEGRHRNGTSIQMSVRVSPMRSNGERMYTCMVADITRRKSMEQQLRNAERRYRDLVETAHDMVWTLDTDGRLTYVNRACTSIYGYAPDAMLHRSLHEFRSPDHPPIDQESIADLLAGADSVQFETVHLDNESKPHFLSFSARSHKDASGRVEHISGTTRDITEQKAFQHQLSYHAEHDPLTGMFNRNYFQEELERTVARAARNGTSCALFYIDLDQFKYINDTLGHAAGDRLLVDIAALLSMHVREGDLLARFGGDEFTLLLYNIGKRDVLRAAENFRALCDDYRFNVNDKSWNVSASIGIAMIDRHTTSAEEVLSHADLACNMAKQQGRNRVNLYNPADLGKADMQADMSWATQVRDMLEHDRFQLVFQPIVNTGDGEVVDYEVLVRMVCDDGQVILPGGFMPAAERFGLIHSVDRWIVRRAIQDLAALHRRGRRISFSINLSGKAFEDETLLPLIQTLLDDTALDPTWVTFEITETAAIANLAAAETFITALKDIGCQFALDDFGSGFSSFAYLKHLPVDKLKIDGAFVKGMAHSSVDQAMVESMNQVAHALGKITVAECVENGETLKILHEMGVDRAQGHYIGMPQALPAAGAPRNDDEHAAAAAH; the protein is encoded by the coding sequence ATGTTGACTGATCTCAACCGCATCCGCGCCCGCTTCATCGGCCTGATCCTGTTCGGCCTGCTCATCGCACCGGCCGCCGGAATCACCAGCGCCCTGCTCTTTGACCTGGTTACGCCCGCAGCGCTGCAGAATCGGCGCACGGCATTCGTGATGGTTGCCTTCGTGCTGCTGATGGCCAGCTGGGCGGGCATTCATTTTTCACGCTACTTCAGAAAGTTGCCAGTCGACTTGCGCCCCGGCAAAGGCGCCGGCAGGCTAGCGCCCGCGGCACAGCGCCGGCTGGCGCGGTTCGGCCGCGACTATTGGGGCCTGTGCCTGATCTACGCCCTGACCATTCCGCCGTTGCTGTTCATCGCCGTGCAGAAGCCGCTGCTGGCGGAACTCGGCCAGTTCCTGCAGCTGCTGCTGCTGCAACTGGCGGTGGTTGCACTCGTGGGACTGCCCACCTTCCAGCTGGCGCAGGGCCAGATCGACCGGCTGGCCGGTCACTTCAACCTGCAGCAGACGCGCAACAGCCTCAAATCCAAACTGGTGCTGATGGGCGGCCTGGTGCCGCTGCTGTGCTACACGCTGCTCATGAACTACCAGTGGCAGCAGACCGGCAACCTGACACCGGGACACATGGCGATCTGGTTGACGCTGGTGTGCATCACCGGGCTGGTCACGCTGTTCGCGATTCGCAGTGTCTCCCGCTCACTGCAACCGATTCAGGCACTCATCGCGCGCAGCGGCGCCTCGCGGCACGCCGAGCTGGGTCGACTGCGTCCGCACTCCACCGACGAGATCGGTTTCGTCACGCAGGTCGTCGGCAAGCTGTTCCGCCAGTTGGGCGAACAGGAATCGCACATGCGCACGGTGGTGGAAACGGCCGCCGAGGGCATCATCGTGGTTGACGGCAAGGGCCGGGTGCGCACCTTCAACCCGGCTGCGGAGCGCCTGTTCGGTTACAGCGTGACCGAGATCAGGCACCGTCTGCTGTATCCGCTGCTGCCGGATCTGTTCAATACCGCGCACGAGATCAGGCTGGTGGCCGGCGAGCGTGAAATGGAAGGACGGCATCGCAACGGCACGAGTATCCAGATGTCGGTGCGCGTCAGCCCCATGCGCAGCAACGGCGAACGCATGTACACCTGCATGGTTGCGGACATCACGCGGCGCAAATCCATGGAACAGCAGCTGCGCAATGCCGAGCGCCGTTACCGCGACCTGGTCGAAACGGCGCACGACATGGTCTGGACTCTGGATACGGATGGCAGGCTGACCTACGTGAACCGCGCCTGCACCTCGATCTACGGCTACGCACCGGACGCGATGCTGCATCGCAGCCTGCACGAGTTCCGTTCGCCCGACCATCCGCCCATTGACCAGGAATCCATCGCAGACCTGCTGGCCGGCGCGGATTCGGTGCAGTTCGAGACCGTGCATCTCGACAACGAAAGCAAGCCTCACTTCCTGAGTTTCAGTGCCCGCTCGCACAAGGACGCCAGCGGCCGCGTCGAGCATATCAGCGGCACCACGCGCGATATCACCGAGCAGAAGGCATTCCAGCACCAGCTGTCGTATCACGCCGAACACGACCCGCTGACCGGCATGTTCAACCGCAACTACTTCCAGGAGGAACTGGAGCGCACGGTGGCACGCGCCGCCCGCAACGGAACATCCTGCGCGCTGTTCTATATCGACCTCGACCAGTTCAAGTACATCAACGACACGCTTGGCCACGCCGCCGGCGACCGCCTGCTGGTGGACATCGCCGCGCTGTTGTCCATGCATGTGCGTGAAGGTGACCTGCTCGCGCGTTTCGGTGGTGACGAGTTCACGCTGCTGCTCTACAACATCGGCAAGCGCGACGTGCTGCGCGCAGCGGAGAACTTCCGCGCGCTGTGCGATGACTACCGCTTCAATGTCAACGACAAGTCGTGGAATGTCAGCGCCAGCATCGGCATCGCCATGATCGATCGCCACACCACCTCCGCCGAGGAGGTGCTCTCGCATGCCGATCTTGCTTGCAATATGGCCAAGCAGCAGGGTCGCAACCGCGTCAATCTCTACAATCCGGCCGACCTCGGCAAGGCGGACATGCAGGCTGACATGAGCTGGGCGACGCAGGTGCGTGACATGCTCGAACACGACCGCTTCCAGCTGGTGTTCCAGCCGATCGTCAATACCGGGGACGGCGAGGTGGTCGACTACGAGGTGCTGGTGCGCATGGTCTGCGATGACGGCCAGGTCATCCTGCCCGGCGGTTTCATGCCCGCTGCGGAACGCTTCGGGCTGATCCACAGCGTCGATCGCTGGATCGTGCGCCGCGCCATCCAGGATCTCGCGGCGCTGCACCGGCGCGGCCGGCGCATCAGTTTCTCGATCAACCTGTCCGGCAAGGCCTTCGAGGACGAAACGCTGCTGCCGCTGATCCAGACCCTGCTCGACGACACCGCGCTCGACCCGACCTGGGTCACCTTCGAGATCACCGAGACCGCGGCCATAGCCAACCTGGCCGCGGCGGAGACCTTCATCACCGCACTCAAGGACATCGGCTGCCAGTTCGCGCTGGACGACTTCGGTTCCGGGTTCTCCTCCTTCGCCTACCTCAAGCACCTGCCGGTGGACAAGCTCAAGATCGACGGCGCCTTCGTGAAGGGCATGGCGCACAGCTCGGTGGACCAGGCCATGGTGGAATCGATGAACCAGGTCGCGCATGCGCTGGGCAAGATCACCGTGGCCGAGTGCGTGGAAAACGGCGAGACGCTGAAAATCCTGCACGAGATGGGCGTCGACCGCGCCCAGGGCCACTACATCGGCATGCCGCAGGCGCTGCCCGCTGCTGGTGCGCCGCGCAACGACGACGAACACGCCGCGGCCGCGGCGCATTGA
- a CDS encoding AAA family ATPase, with protein MTQTAIIVCGSPGAGKTTYARRIAAARRATLLDIDTVTERLVRIALTGAGHSPDDRDSGYFKRTFREPIYATLFDIARDNLPVQDVIIVGPFTREIREPDWPAQLERRLGANVQVHYVRCDPALRRERLLRRGDARDLAKLDDWSTYLQYYGTEQPPAFGHVLVDGAA; from the coding sequence ATGACACAAACCGCGATCATCGTCTGCGGCAGCCCGGGTGCGGGCAAGACCACTTACGCCAGGCGCATTGCCGCGGCGCGGCGCGCAACCCTGCTGGATATCGATACCGTGACCGAACGGCTGGTGCGCATCGCGCTGACCGGGGCCGGCCACAGCCCGGACGACCGCGATTCCGGCTATTTCAAACGCACCTTCCGCGAGCCGATCTATGCGACGCTATTCGATATCGCGCGGGACAATCTGCCCGTCCAGGACGTGATCATCGTCGGCCCCTTCACCCGCGAAATCCGGGAGCCGGACTGGCCGGCGCAGCTGGAGCGGCGGCTCGGTGCGAATGTCCAGGTGCATTATGTGCGCTGTGACCCGGCGCTGCGCCGCGAGCGGTTGTTGCGCCGTGGCGATGCGCGCGACCTTGCCAAACTCGACGACTGGTCGACTTACCTGCAGTACTACGGCACCGAGCAGCCGCCGGCCTTCGGGCATGTGCTGGTCGATGGTGCGGCGTGA
- a CDS encoding SPOR domain-containing protein, with product MINPGRILLVVALSLAPAACGFLRPSQHAVDPVAVRHGGEWYCLANDTWDGWNCGRDSQLAQYPLPPRPAPELARTGTAAPGTAAAIPAPQDVAVQPDPAVAEAATPVPTPASPASATPVAAAPPEVTEPDWRHLAYHPATVLPLEELPTDFYAVQMVALSTMAALEDFRTAHRLSGVLGAQVEAGGKVYYALLLGVYESMADARAAAASRPESLRDMQPWIRKVSTLQAAVARAEVLASRGGV from the coding sequence ATGATAAATCCCGGCCGCATCCTGCTCGTCGTAGCGCTCAGCCTGGCGCCCGCCGCCTGCGGTTTCCTGCGCCCATCGCAGCACGCCGTTGATCCGGTCGCCGTGCGGCATGGCGGCGAGTGGTATTGCCTGGCGAATGACACCTGGGATGGCTGGAATTGCGGTCGGGATTCGCAGCTGGCGCAGTACCCGCTGCCGCCCAGGCCGGCGCCCGAGCTTGCGCGTACCGGCACGGCAGCGCCGGGCACCGCGGCTGCGATACCGGCGCCACAGGATGTTGCCGTGCAACCGGATCCTGCCGTGGCGGAGGCTGCAACGCCGGTGCCGACGCCGGCAAGCCCAGCCAGCGCAACCCCGGTCGCAGCCGCACCGCCCGAGGTGACGGAGCCCGACTGGCGACACCTTGCCTATCATCCGGCCACGGTCCTGCCGCTGGAAGAGCTGCCGACGGATTTCTACGCGGTGCAGATGGTTGCCCTGTCCACCATGGCGGCGCTCGAGGACTTCCGGACAGCGCACCGCTTGAGCGGTGTACTGGGCGCGCAGGTCGAGGCCGGTGGCAAGGTCTACTACGCGCTGCTGCTCGGGGTGTACGAATCAATGGCGGATGCCAGGGCCGCCGCCGCCTCGCGCCCGGAATCCCTGCGAGACATGCAACCCTGGATCAGAAAGGTGTCGACGCTGCAGGCCGCAGTCGCCCGCGCCGAGGTGCTGGCCAGTCGCGGCGGTGTCTGA
- a CDS encoding HD domain-containing protein: MKLLLRALAFAAHKHSGQRRKDVAASPYINHPIALANVLCNEAHVTDIDVICGALLHDTVEDTETTAAELITEFGAGIAAIVIDVTDDKRLGKHERKERQVEHAAHIRTEAKLVKLADKICNLRDMTHAPPAGWDLQRKRDYFDWAGRVIDRLRGVHPQLEAIFDREYANRP; the protein is encoded by the coding sequence CTGAAACTGCTGCTACGGGCGCTGGCCTTCGCCGCGCACAAGCACAGTGGACAGCGGCGCAAGGATGTCGCGGCATCGCCCTACATCAATCATCCCATCGCGTTGGCCAACGTGCTCTGCAACGAGGCCCATGTCACGGATATCGATGTCATCTGCGGTGCGCTGCTGCACGATACGGTCGAAGATACCGAAACGACCGCGGCGGAACTGATTACCGAGTTCGGCGCCGGCATCGCAGCGATCGTCATCGATGTCACCGACGACAAGCGTCTCGGCAAGCACGAGCGCAAGGAACGCCAGGTCGAACATGCCGCGCACATCCGCACCGAGGCGAAACTGGTGAAACTGGCGGACAAGATCTGCAATCTCCGTGACATGACGCATGCCCCTCCGGCCGGCTGGGACCTGCAGCGCAAGCGCGATTACTTCGACTGGGCCGGGCGCGTGATCGACCGCTTGCGCGGTGTGCACCCGCAGCTGGAGGCGATCTTCGACCGGGAGTATGCCAACCGGCCATGA